The Acidicapsa acidisoli genome contains a region encoding:
- a CDS encoding carboxymuconolactone decarboxylase family protein → MSPSTARISWQEYQKLVPAAYAALTSLSQAVAASGLEHDLVEMLKLRASQINGCAFCTQYHLNAARKLGVPREKLDLLIVWREAGIFSAREQAALRWTEKLTFIAGDHVTDEDYSGVSAQFSPSELASLTTAVALINTWNRIAGPLQFTPPIPKPEREPAHV, encoded by the coding sequence ATGTCGCCCTCAACCGCACGCATCAGTTGGCAGGAATATCAGAAGCTCGTACCGGCGGCCTACGCCGCTCTCACCTCGCTCAGTCAGGCCGTCGCCGCCTCTGGCCTCGAACACGACCTCGTCGAGATGCTTAAATTGCGCGCCTCGCAGATCAACGGCTGCGCCTTCTGCACCCAGTACCACCTCAACGCAGCCCGCAAACTCGGCGTCCCCCGGGAAAAGCTCGACCTGCTCATAGTCTGGCGCGAAGCCGGCATCTTCTCGGCTCGCGAACAGGCAGCCCTGCGCTGGACGGAAAAGCTCACCTTTATTGCCGGTGACCACGTCACCGACGAAGACTACTCAGGCGTTTCGGCCCAGTTTTCTCCAAGCGAATTAGCATCGCTCACAACCGCCGTCGCCCTCATCAATACATGGAACCGCATCGCCGGGCCGCTGCAATTCACCCCGCCGATTCCAAAGCCGGAACGCGAACCGGCTCACGTATGA
- the sdhB gene encoding succinate dehydrogenase iron-sulfur subunit, with the protein MAKTIQIEIKRQSSPDVEAAWEKFELPWKPGMNVISAMMEIAANPVNASGQPTTPITYDSNCLEEICGSCAMVINGKARMACTALIDKLEQPIRLQPLTKFPVVRDLAVDRSVLFENLKAVQAWVPVDGTYDLGSGPRIFPQAQEAAYPLSNCISCTICMEVCPQFNDVTGFVGAATIAQVKLFNSHPSGKVLKEERLRALAGDGGVQECGFAQNCVQACPKQLPLTEAISDVSRDVIVQQVKDFVRA; encoded by the coding sequence GTGGCAAAGACCATCCAAATCGAAATCAAGCGCCAGAGCAGCCCCGACGTCGAGGCCGCGTGGGAAAAATTCGAACTGCCCTGGAAGCCGGGCATGAACGTAATCTCCGCCATGATGGAGATCGCGGCCAATCCGGTCAATGCATCCGGTCAGCCCACCACGCCGATCACCTACGACTCCAACTGCCTCGAAGAGATCTGCGGCTCCTGCGCCATGGTCATCAACGGCAAAGCCCGCATGGCCTGCACCGCTCTGATCGACAAACTGGAGCAGCCCATCCGCCTCCAGCCGCTGACCAAGTTCCCCGTCGTGCGCGACCTCGCCGTCGACCGCAGCGTCCTCTTCGAAAACCTCAAGGCCGTCCAAGCCTGGGTTCCCGTCGATGGCACCTACGACCTCGGTTCCGGCCCCAGAATCTTCCCGCAGGCACAGGAAGCCGCCTACCCGCTCTCGAACTGCATCTCTTGCACGATCTGCATGGAAGTCTGCCCCCAGTTCAACGATGTGACCGGTTTCGTCGGCGCAGCCACTATCGCCCAGGTCAAGCTCTTCAATAGCCACCCATCTGGCAAAGTCCTGAAAGAAGAGCGCCTGCGCGCCCTCGCGGGCGACGGCGGCGTCCAGGAGTGCGGCTTCGCGCAGAACTGCGTCCAGGCCTGCCCCAAGCAACTCCCATTGACCGAAGCCATCAGCGACGTCTCCCGCGACGTCATCGTCCAGCAAGTCAAAGATTTCGTACGCGCCTAA
- the sdhA gene encoding succinate dehydrogenase flavoprotein subunit produces MMAAPKIIVVGGGLAGLAAVIKIAEAGGTVDLFSIVPVKRSHSVCAQGGINAAKNLKGEGDTTWKHFDDTIYGGDFLANQTPVKAMCEAAPGIIDLLDRMGVPFNRTAEGLLDFRRFGGTLFHRTAFAGATTGQQLLYALDEQVRRYESEGKVKKYEGWEFLSAVLDTNGVARGICAMDLRSMALRTFAADAIIIATGGNGAIFGKSTNSVVCTGSAQSALYQQGAYYANGEFIQVHPTCIPGEDKLRLMSESARGEGGRVWVPKTAGDNRPGKSIPESDRWYFLEEWYPKYGNLVPRDVATRAIHKVVYEHQLGIDGQPMVYLDLTHIDKETLNRKLEGILEIYEKFVGDDPREVPMKIFPGMHYTMGGLWVDFNQMTNIPGIFAAGEAEYQYHGANRLGANSLVSCIFGGFQAGPNAIAYAKSLTAAPGDGGAAHELARQESINKQLMTSSGTENPFKIWRELGETMTANCTVIRYNKNIQKTDEKIVELLERYRNINLSDKSQWANTSFAFTRQLYNMLQISRVVAQGAALRDESRGAHYKPDFPDRNDEKFLKTTKATFAPDADEPRFEFEAVDTQYIAPRPRKY; encoded by the coding sequence ATCATGGCAGCACCTAAAATCATCGTCGTTGGCGGAGGGCTCGCCGGACTCGCAGCCGTCATCAAGATCGCCGAAGCAGGCGGCACCGTGGATCTGTTTTCCATCGTCCCGGTCAAGCGTTCGCACTCGGTCTGCGCCCAGGGCGGCATCAACGCCGCCAAGAATCTGAAAGGCGAAGGCGACACCACCTGGAAGCACTTCGACGACACCATCTACGGCGGCGACTTCCTCGCCAACCAGACGCCCGTCAAGGCCATGTGCGAAGCCGCCCCCGGCATCATCGATCTCCTAGACCGCATGGGCGTCCCTTTTAATCGCACCGCCGAAGGCCTGCTTGATTTCCGCCGCTTCGGCGGCACACTCTTCCATCGCACCGCCTTCGCGGGAGCCACCACCGGCCAGCAGCTTCTCTACGCGCTCGACGAGCAGGTCCGCCGTTACGAATCTGAAGGCAAAGTCAAGAAGTACGAAGGCTGGGAGTTCCTATCCGCCGTCCTCGATACAAACGGCGTAGCTCGCGGCATCTGTGCCATGGACCTCCGCTCAATGGCGCTGCGCACCTTCGCCGCCGACGCCATCATCATCGCGACCGGAGGCAACGGAGCCATCTTCGGCAAGAGCACCAACTCCGTCGTCTGCACCGGCTCCGCCCAATCCGCCCTCTACCAGCAGGGCGCGTACTACGCCAACGGCGAATTCATCCAGGTCCACCCCACCTGCATCCCTGGCGAAGACAAGCTCCGCCTCATGTCCGAGTCCGCGCGCGGCGAAGGCGGCCGCGTCTGGGTCCCCAAGACAGCGGGCGACAATCGCCCAGGCAAGTCCATCCCCGAGTCCGACCGCTGGTACTTCCTCGAAGAGTGGTATCCGAAATACGGCAACCTCGTCCCTCGCGACGTCGCCACCCGCGCCATTCACAAGGTCGTCTACGAGCACCAGCTCGGCATCGACGGCCAGCCGATGGTCTATCTTGACCTCACCCACATCGACAAGGAAACCCTGAACCGCAAGCTCGAAGGCATCCTCGAAATCTACGAGAAATTCGTCGGCGACGACCCCCGCGAAGTTCCAATGAAGATCTTTCCCGGCATGCACTACACTATGGGCGGCCTCTGGGTCGATTTCAACCAGATGACCAACATCCCCGGCATCTTCGCAGCGGGCGAGGCCGAGTACCAGTACCACGGCGCCAACCGCCTCGGCGCCAATTCACTCGTAAGCTGCATCTTCGGCGGATTCCAGGCCGGTCCCAACGCCATTGCTTACGCCAAGAGCCTGACAGCCGCGCCGGGCGACGGCGGCGCGGCCCACGAACTCGCCCGTCAGGAGAGCATCAACAAGCAACTGATGACCTCCAGCGGCACGGAAAACCCATTCAAGATCTGGCGTGAACTCGGCGAAACCATGACCGCCAACTGCACCGTCATCCGCTACAACAAAAACATCCAGAAGACCGACGAAAAAATCGTCGAACTCCTCGAACGCTATCGCAACATCAATCTCAGCGACAAGAGCCAGTGGGCCAACACCAGCTTCGCCTTCACCCGCCAGCTCTACAACATGCTGCAGATCTCGCGAGTAGTCGCGCAGGGCGCAGCCCTCCGCGATGAGTCCCGCGGCGCGCACTACAAGCCCGACTTCCCGGACCGTAACGACGAAAAGTTCCTCAAGACCACCAAGGCTACCTTCGCGCCAGACGCCGACGAGCCGCGCTTCGAATTCGAAGCCGTAGACACGCAGTACATCGCCCCGCGCCCCCGCAAATACTAG
- a CDS encoding EamA family transporter translates to MILALFAPAPLPGPLTASAMIAAVVLCSTTGEVLTAAAMKSIGDLDDIRAHSGLKGAIRAVVTCPLFFAGVGFLALAFFSLLFALNHLNLSLVAPASASLTLVTNAVAGKIFLKENVDRRRWTAAVLVCIGVYLLAH, encoded by the coding sequence ATGATCCTCGCCCTTTTCGCTCCTGCTCCCCTTCCCGGACCATTGACCGCCTCCGCCATGATCGCCGCCGTCGTCTTGTGCTCGACCACCGGAGAAGTCCTGACCGCGGCCGCGATGAAATCCATCGGCGACCTCGACGACATCCGCGCTCACTCCGGACTCAAAGGCGCAATCCGAGCCGTCGTGACCTGCCCGCTTTTCTTCGCAGGCGTCGGATTTCTGGCACTGGCATTCTTCTCGTTGCTCTTCGCCCTCAACCACTTGAATCTCAGCCTCGTCGCGCCGGCCTCAGCCTCCCTCACCCTCGTCACCAACGCCGTCGCAGGCAAGATCTTTCTCAAGGAAAACGTCGACCGACGCCGCTGGACTGCGGCCGTTCTGGTCTGCATCGGCGTCTACCTGCTCGCCCATTAA
- a CDS encoding EamA family transporter: MRDLPAISLAHPGELIASLIGAVFTPWIAAGIALLIGFFASYLTALSWADLTFVLPATAFGNVIVALLSRFWLHEPISTARWAGILLITVGVGFVAQGPSRTEIPAEVNSSPEVAAK; encoded by the coding sequence ATGAGAGATCTGCCCGCCATCAGCCTCGCCCACCCCGGCGAACTCATCGCTTCTCTGATCGGCGCCGTCTTCACCCCCTGGATCGCTGCCGGAATTGCCCTGCTCATCGGCTTTTTCGCCAGCTATCTCACGGCGCTCTCGTGGGCTGACCTCACCTTTGTTCTGCCTGCCACGGCCTTCGGCAATGTCATCGTTGCCTTGCTTTCGCGCTTCTGGCTCCACGAACCGATCTCGACCGCCCGCTGGGCTGGGATTCTGCTCATTACCGTCGGCGTAGGCTTCGTGGCGCAAGGTCCTTCGCGCACGGAAATTCCTGCCGAAGTCAATTCCTCACCGGAGGTGGCCGCGAAATGA
- a CDS encoding non-canonical purine NTP pyrophosphatase encodes MALRLFVATTNAGKLADFREAAEEYQIAIDPVPGLRTIPAPHEHGETFEQNAITKAVYYSGFAPSELVIADDSGLEVDALDGAPGVRSARFAADSGLTDSPDANDNTDVWNNIVLLQKLDGVPMTRRTARYRCVLAAARDGEVILTSEGTVEGLILEAPHGTGGFGYDPLFYLPDLDQTMADLDINVKFAISHRGLAFADLLPRLTF; translated from the coding sequence ATGGCCCTCCGCCTATTTGTTGCCACCACCAACGCGGGTAAATTAGCCGACTTCCGCGAAGCAGCCGAAGAGTACCAAATTGCGATCGACCCAGTCCCCGGCCTTCGGACCATCCCCGCCCCGCATGAGCACGGCGAGACATTCGAGCAAAACGCGATCACCAAGGCGGTCTACTACAGCGGCTTCGCACCCAGCGAACTGGTCATCGCCGACGACTCCGGCCTCGAAGTCGACGCCCTCGACGGCGCACCCGGAGTCCGCTCCGCGCGCTTCGCCGCCGACAGCGGCCTCACCGACTCCCCAGACGCCAACGACAACACCGACGTTTGGAACAACATCGTTCTCCTGCAAAAGCTCGATGGCGTACCCATGACCCGCCGCACGGCCCGCTATCGCTGCGTCCTCGCCGCCGCCCGCGACGGGGAAGTGATTCTTACATCCGAAGGCACCGTCGAAGGCCTGATTCTCGAAGCTCCACACGGCACAGGCGGCTTCGGCTACGACCCGCTTTTTTACCTTCCAGATCTCGACCAGACCATGGCAGACCTCGACATCAACGTCAAATTCGCCATCAGCCATCGTGGCCTGGCATTTGCGGACCTCCTGCCGCGGCTTACATTTTGA
- a CDS encoding succinate dehydrogenase cytochrome b558 subunit: MATAARPAASESTHKLAPGVEPLRAGKGHSFLLRKLHSLSGIVPIGAFLIEHILSNFEALKGPAAYAAQVKFLNSLPLVRVLEWGLIFIPLAYHALYGVYIALRGKSNVIYYPWAGNWMYVTQRWTGYIAFVYIIQHVLRQRFMGVNLPEHPGAAFYKVQQELANPWMLAVYAIAMIAVCWHFSYGIWLFAAKWGITPGNKARKRFGYVCAAVGILLCGLGLASLYAFVGPDYKNAPEDATPATSSLVTSASYSQV; the protein is encoded by the coding sequence ATGGCAACCGCCGCCCGTCCTGCCGCCAGCGAATCAACTCATAAACTGGCGCCCGGCGTAGAGCCTCTCCGCGCCGGCAAGGGCCATTCCTTCCTGCTGCGCAAGCTGCACTCGCTCTCCGGCATCGTGCCCATCGGCGCATTCCTCATCGAACACATCCTTTCCAACTTCGAGGCGCTCAAAGGCCCCGCAGCTTACGCCGCGCAGGTCAAGTTCCTCAACAGCCTGCCTCTCGTCCGCGTCCTTGAGTGGGGCCTCATCTTCATCCCGCTCGCCTATCACGCCCTCTACGGCGTCTACATCGCCCTGCGCGGCAAGAGCAACGTTATTTACTACCCCTGGGCCGGCAACTGGATGTACGTCACCCAGCGCTGGACCGGCTACATCGCCTTCGTCTACATCATCCAGCACGTATTGCGTCAGCGATTCATGGGCGTCAACCTGCCCGAACATCCCGGCGCAGCCTTCTATAAAGTCCAGCAGGAGCTAGCAAACCCCTGGATGCTCGCCGTCTACGCCATCGCCATGATCGCCGTTTGCTGGCACTTCTCCTACGGCATCTGGCTCTTTGCCGCCAAGTGGGGCATCACTCCCGGCAACAAAGCCCGCAAGCGCTTCGGCTACGTCTGCGCCGCTGTTGGAATCCTGCTCTGCGGCCTCGGCCTCGCCAGCCTCTACGCCTTCGTTGGACCCGATTACAAAAACGCCCCGGAGGATGCAACTCCGGCAACAAGCTCACTCGTAACTTCCGCTTCGTATTCGCAAGTTTAG